The Desulfovibrio psychrotolerans genome includes the window AAAAAAGTGCTTGCAATCCTTTCCGGGTTCAGGCAAAAGCACTCCGGCGAGAGGCAATCCATGGTGATTCCTCAAGGATACAAATGACTTCACTGTCACTGTATCCACGCCGAAGGAACGATGAGGCGGCATAGCCAAGTGGTAAGGCAGAGGTCTGCAAAACCTCCATTCTCCAGTTCAAATCTGGATGCCGCCTCCATAATGCGGGAATAACTCAGTGGTAGAGTGCAACCTTGCCAAGGTTGAAGTCGCGGGTTCAAATCCCGTTTCCCGCTCCAGAGAACAAGGGCCGGTGGCGCAAGCCACCGGCATTTGCCCGAAAAGGCAATGTTGATCAGGAGCCGTTTTACATACGTGCGGGAATAACTCAGCGGTAGAGTGTCAGCTTCCCAAGCTGAAGGTCGCGGGTTCAAATCCCGTTTCCCGCTCCATAAGTCGATACGCCGCAAGGCAGATATATTTCCTGCGGGAATAACTCAGTGGTAGAGTGCAACCTTGCCAAGGTTGAAGTCGCGGGTTCAAATCCCGTTTCCCGCTCCACACTTCGGAAAAGGCCGGTCCCAAAGACCGGCCTTTTCCATTTTCCTCTTCGCACAAAGCCTCATCGTCTCCACTCGTCCGCCATTTTCCATTTTTCTTCCACCCCTCTAATGTCGGGGCACCGGGGCTGCCTGCCTGCCTGCCTGACTGACTGACGAACACGCCCCGTCCTGTTCAGGTATGCCGCATCAGCATGCAGCCTACTCGAACCGCCGTGCCGAAATAATCTCAATATCATCCACAGGCAGGTCATCAAAGCCGTCTCTGGCCTTGGTCACCTTCCAGTTTATCTTCTTCACCACGTCCATGCCTTCCACTACCCGTCCGAACACGGCGTAGCCGAAGCCTTCATCGGTATCATCCTGATGATCAAGGTCGGCGTTGTCTTCCGCGTTAATGAAAAACTCATCGCAGGCAGAATCCTTTTCCGTAGCCCGCGCCAACACAACGGTACCCTTGAGGTTGGAAAGCCCGTTCGTGGCCTCATTCACCACAGGCTCAAACGTTTCCCTGCGTTGCAGGCGGTTGTCGTACCCGCCCCCCTGAATCATAAATCCGCGTATAACGCGGTGAAAAATAGTATAATCGTAGTGCTTGGCATCCACATACCGCAGAAAATTGGCAACGCTTGCGGGTGCCTGTTCCGGCAGCAGTTCAATGAGAATATCTCCAAGGGTCGTTTCCAGCAGAACATAGGGATTTTCCATGCTTTCTCCTGCGCGCCAGCGCGTATGAAATAGATACCGCCGCATGCCTTGTCAGTCATTCAGCGGCACCGGAGTCTGTGTAGCAGAACTCGAAGCGCAGGTCAGCCCCCGTCTGCCGTCCCGCGTCCGCCCGAAGCTGAGAAACATACCCCCACTCCGCCTTGCGCAAACGCCCGTCATAGGGCATGAACGGCAGGTGCCGCCGCAGGAAACACCCCGGAACCCGCGGCACACAACAGGGCCAAAGGCCCACACAACGCAGCCAAGGAATGAACATGCAATACCGTCTGGACGCCCCCCTAGACGAACTTCTTGATATGGCACGCCAGCGTTTTTCCGTGGAGTTCGAGCAACTTGCCGTAGGCGACATCAGGCTGGAAATCCTGCAGGTGCAGAACATGCGGGAGTATCTGGATCAACTCATTCCCACGCTCAGGGAAGACGCACTCAAGGCTATGCCCCTCTGGGCCAAGATATGGCCTGCCTCAATCATGCTGGGGCATTTTCTGCGCCACCTGTCCGCAGAAGGCAAAAGCCTGCTGGAGATAGGGGCGGGTTGCGGCGTATCGGGCCTCATCGCCGCCGCGCACGGATTTTCCGAAGTCTTCATCACAGACATCAACGAAGACGCTCTGCTTTTTGCCCGCATTAACGCCCTGCGCAACGACCTTGGTGACAGGGTAACCGTATGCCGCATGGACATTGCCGAAACCCGCCTGAATCGTACGTTCGACTATATTGCCGGCGCAGAGGTGCTGTATCTGGAATCGCTGCACCGGGCACTGGTCAAATGCCTGCGCCACCACCTTGCCCCCGGCCCTTCCTCCGAAGCCCTGCTTGCCAAGGACTACCGCCGCAAGGCAAAAAAATTCTTCAAGCTGGCCGAGCGGGAATTCCAGATGCAGGAGCGCACCGTGGGCACAAAGATAACGGAAGCAGACAGCGTCGGAGCGGACGATGCGGCCACGCCCCAGACCACCCGTTCCCTGTTCACCATTCACAGATTGCGAGCCAAATAGCATGATTACACTCAAGCCCTGCCCCAAGCACTATACCACTGATCAGGACAAGGTCATGACTCCCGCCGAAACGGTAGCCCGCGTTCGGGCACGGCTGGAGCAGCTGGAAACCCGCATTCTGGCGGAAACCCGCCGAATAGATACCGGGCGGCTGGACATTCCCGTCTTCCTTTCGGTCTGTGGTGCGGATGCCAGAAAGTTCATGCCCACCCGCAAACAGATGGGTAAAGGTGCTTCAGTGGAGCAGGCAGAAGCCTCTGCCCTCATGGAACTGATGGAGCGTTACAGCTACTGGACCTTCTGGGACAGCAAACCCCGCATGGTACGGTGCACATGGTCAGAAGCAGCGGCCCGGTTCGGCGACCGGCTCATCCCCATGGAGCAGATGCTGCAATCCGTTTCGGAAACCATCTCTCCTGCCGATGCAGCCCGCGTTCTGGACCTGACCCAATGGTGGTTCTGCCCTGCCACAGACGTGCTGTACGGTGCGGAACGCATGATCCCGCTGGACTGGTTCCGCAAACTGGGTGAATTCAACGGGTCTTCGGCGGGCAACACCGATGAAGAATCCATCTTTCAGGGCGCATGTGAACTGGTGGAGCGCCACGTCTGCTGCCTCATAGACAGGGCAGGCACGCCGGTTCCCACCATTGACCCGGCCTCCATTTCCGACTCCGTGCTCAAGCGGCTCCACGCCAAATTCACGGAGAACGGCATCGTGGTGGTGCTCAAAGACTTTTCGCTGGGTCTGCCTGTCCCCACCGTGGCGGCCATTGCATGGGATCCCGCAACCTTCCCGCACAAATCGGAGATAGTCTACACTGCCGGAACGGCTTCCTCTCCCGTCAAGGCAGCGGTACGCGCCCTCACGGAGGTGGCACAGCTTGCGGGCGACTTCGAATCCGGAGCCTGCTACGAGGCATCCGGGCTGCCCAAATACGCCCGCCCGGAAGATATGGCATGGCTGCTGGAAGGCCCTACGGTTCCTCTGGATTCGCTGCCCGGTGTGGAGCATGCCGATATCTACGAGGAACTCATGGCGCTGGCGCGCGGCCTTGAATCCGCGGGCTACACGCTTTACTCCGTGCAGACCACCAACCCGGAACTGAACGTTTCCGCCAATTACAACATTGTTCCCGGCTTCCAGTTCCGCGAACGGGATAAAAACGCCAGCCTCGGGCTTTTTGTAGGCCGCATCCTGAGCGAGGAACATGACGCGGCATCCGCCATGCAGGGGTTGGAGGTCCTTGAAGACATCTATCCCGGCGCACACTTTCTGCCTTTCTTCAAAGGCATGCTGGCCCTGCGGGCAGAAGCCTTTGATGCTGCCTGCGCCCTGTTTGAAGAAGCGGAACCCTTACAGCCGGAAGCCGATGCCCGCGGCCTTGCCGCTTTTTACAGCGGCTACTGCCACACTCTGCGGGAGGACTGGCAGGCCGCCCTGCCCGCTCTGGACCGCGCCGTAGCCCTGTGCCCGGAGATGAAGGAATATTTCAACTTCCGTGGTGTCACACGATTCAAGCTCGGCATGTACGCAGAGGCTGCGGAAGATTTCCGCACCCTGATAAAAGACCTGGACAAGGGGTCTGCCATAGACCTCGCCAATCTGGGCCTGTGCTGCAAGTTTCTCGACCGGCGGGACGAGGCGGAAGAATACCTTTCCGCCGCGTTGGAAATCGACCCTTCCATCGAGTTCGCGCGCACACATCTGGAAGAATTGCGCGGAGCATGACGGGCTGCATATGGCGCAGATCAGCTACTCCTGAACAGATAATTAGGTACTAACTTCTCTTTTCACTGCCTTGCACACGCAGCGGTGCGGCCATATCCCGCCGCTGCGTGCTTTTCCACGGCACAAGACAAAGCACGGCAAGCACAGCCACCACTGCCAGAACAAACCACGCAGCCTGCCACAGCACCACAAGCAGTACCGTTGCCAGCAGCCCTGCGGCTCCCCGCTGCCATGGCACGTGCAGCATGACAATGGCTGCTGCAATGCCCATGAGTGCATTGGCGAGAAAGAACCCGCTGGCAACGGATACCAGTGATTCAAGCCGCGCCAGCCCGGCCATGCAGGCAATCAGGGTGGCCGCCTGCGCAACGCACAGCAGAGTTACAGCCCCCACGGGCACATCCGCCCCGTTCCGTCGTTCCAGCAGCCGGAGCAGCGGCAGGAATACGGCAACGGCTCCGCGCCCGTACTTCCGGTTACCCCGCACGACCGACCGTGTCCCAAAGGCCGATGACACATGAATGGCTGAAGTCAGTGATGCAGCCAGAGATGACACCAACCGTGCCACCCCTCCCACAAACATCAGGTAAGTGGTCGTGCACAGAGCCGTAACCAGCAGGGCACATACCATCTGCCCCGCATCACCAAACAGAGGGTACAACAGTCTCGCCACGCCGTACCCCGCCGCCGTAGGCAACGCCTCGCGCTGAACAGCCAGCGCCACGCACATCTCCACCAGCGTTACCGCCGCAACACTGCCCAGAACGGCACGCGGTATGGTGCGCCCGGGAGTTTCCACATCGCCGCTGTAATTCCCTACCACTTCCCAGCCCACGATTATCCAGAACAGCATGAGCAGGGCGTGCCCAAACACGCTTGTCTCGAAGCTCCCCGTTTCCGGCAGCAGCGGTTGCCCACCGTCATGCAGTGCCAGCACCAGAATACCTCCGGCAAACAACAATACTGCGGAAACGGAAGAAAGCACCAGTGCCACAGTCCCCACGGCGCGGATACGCTGCAGCAGGAGCACATATCCCGGCCCCACCAGCCCCAGAGCCAGCAGCATACGCTGTCCCTGCTCTCCCTGCCCTGAAAAAACACCAGCGGCCAGCCACTCCGCTGCCTCCGGAAACACCGGAGGCAAGGGCAGATACTGGGCAATGGTCAGCAACACTGCGGCAGGACCGAATATGACCGCCGAGATGAGATACAGCGATGCAAGCATCCCTGCCCGTATGCCGAAGGCGTGGGCAATGGCATCCGACACCCCGCCGCTGCCCGGAAAACGGATGGAGAGAAATCCGAACACAAAAGCAAACACCGCGTTCAGGCACACGGTTATCATCCATGCGGGCAGGGCCCATTCCCCCGCCTCGCCGTACACCAACGGCGGCAGAATGAATATGCCCGACCCCAGTACCGGCCCCACCATCAATCCGCTCAGAAGGAACGGTCCCAACTTCTTTCCGCGCATGTACAGCTCCTGTATGGTCTTGTATCAGAACCCGTAATGCCGTATTCAGAACCATCTTTCCAACAGATTAACCTGATGGGTGCATTCTGTTTTTCCGAACGGCATCCCCGGAACAGCCATGGAACTTAACCAGCTCAAATCTTTTCTCTGTGTGGCGCGGGAAAGAAACCTCACCAGAGCCGCCCGTGTGTTGCATATAAGCCAGTCCGCACTCAGCACGCAGATACGGGGACTTGAAGAATCGCTGGGAGTCGTTCTCTTTGAACGTAAAGCACGGGGCATGGAACTCACAGCCCACGGTAAAACCCTGCACCAGCAGGCACGGCAGGTGCTCAATGCCGCGCAGGCTCTCAGGGATGCGGCGGGCAGGCTTTCCGCGACGCCCACCGGGGTCATTACCATGGGACTGAACACAGACCCCGCCTTCCTGCGCATGCGCACGCTGGATGCCCAGATGGAGCGCCATTATCCCAAAATCAGAATGGAGTTTATTCCGTCACAGACCCTTGCGACCACAAGCCTGCTGCGCGAGGGCGTGCTGGATGCCGGATTCCGCTTCGGACTGAGCGGCGATGAAGGCATAGACGAGATTCCACTTGCCGATGTGCCACTGTGCGTGGTCATTCCCACCCGGTTCGTGCGAAACGGCATGACCGTGCGCGACTTCACATGGAAATCGCTTGCCGCCCTGCCATGGCTGTGGACCACCTGCGAGTGCCCGTTCCACAAGCTGGTGGCAGACCGCATGGCGGAATACGGGGTACGCCCGCGTCCTGTTGCGGACGCTCTGGACGAGTACATCGTCCGGGAAATGGTGGCCAACGGAAAAGGCGCATCGGTTATGCGACGCGACATGGGGGAATTGCTGGAAGAGGAGGGCCTTGCCGTGGTGTGGGACGAACCGGACATGTTCCGGAATACCCCTTCCGCTCAAAGACAGCCGGCCAGTTCAGCCAGTTCGGTCAGTTCGGCCAGTTCGGTCAATCAGGGCAGTCCGCTCAGCGTTCCGCTCAGCCTAGCCTGCCTTGCCCGCCGCAGAGAGGACCCGCTTATACAGGCTCTTGTGGAAAGAGCACTGGCCGTATGGTCAGCCTGATCGCGCGCCTTTCTACAGTAACAGATATGCCAGCCGCCTGCCGGAAAAGCGACTCCCCACAGGGTTTCGGCTATCCCAATCCCCGCGCCTTGCGGAAGAGCTTCTCGCGCACCTTTTCAAAAACCACTGCGGTACGCAGCGCGGCAACTCCCAGTGCCAGAACGGAAAGAATAAGGATAAGCCCCTTCTGTATCTGCCATTTCTGCTTCACCACCAGATCTGTGGCCCAGTCTGCCATGATAGTCTGGCCGTAATAGATAGTGAGGGGCAGCCCGATAAGCGTAAGCAGCATGAAGGCCAGTTCCAGCCAGAAGAACGTTTTTCCCATGATAAGCATGAACAGTGTGGCATCGCGGACGACTCTCAGAAAACGCAGGCGCGTTTCCAGCAGTTTAAGCCGCTCCTCCTCCACTTCGGCCATTTTCTGTGCACGCTTGAATGTTTCCGCCACCTGAAAATGCGTTTTAAGCGCCCAGTTCAGATTGGCCGCACACATGTTGTATTGCTTATTGAACTCGATGAGAATACCGGGAAAAGGAAACCACGCAGCCTCATCCCGAATGTATGCCAACCTGTCGAGATAATATTTGAACTTCTGCTTCAGGTCGCGCGCTTCCTGATTGATGCGCATCTGCATGTCACGGTCCAGTCGCTCCCGCCCCTGCAAAAGCCCCATAAAGGGAACAAAGTTCTTCACCTGAGCCAGTTGCAGCAGCCGTGAAATGCGGGCCAAAGCCTGCTCGGCAAAAGGATGTTCCTCCGGGAACCATGTGGCGATATCCAGCCGGAGCTTTTCCAGCCCGTCACGCATCTGCCCTGCTTTAGCCTCGGTTTCTGTCCACGGCACATTCAGGGCGGAAAGAATCTGTATATGCCCGCGCTCCATCTCCGGGTCCAGCAGCACACGGTTGAACATGTGCGGGTCCTTATCTATAAGCCCCAGCAAAAACCCCATAGCCTGATCGGCAAATCCCATTTTCACCTGACAAACGGCCTGACGATACAGCGCCTCAAGCCATTGCGGGCACAGGCGCAGCACCTGCTTGTACATATTGCTCGCTTGCTGAAACCGGCCCTGAATCTCCAGATTACGACCCTGCAAAAACACGTGGTACGCCTGCAGCAGCGGCGAGGTGGAAAACGATTCGCCCTCTTTCCACAACTGCTGCGCGCGGATGAGGTCTCCCCGCTCCATGGCGATGAACCCGTTAATGGTACGGGAACGGAAATCACGCGGAAACCGTATGACCACCTGCTGCAGTTCCTTTTCAGCCGGGATAAGTTCCCCGGCGAGCATGGTATTCAGCGTGCCCCATATGGGGTTATCGTCTTTGGGAGCCAGTTCATCCACGCCTTTGGGGTACTCTTTTCCCCGCGCCAGCCACATGCGGCGCATCATGCGCAACTGAAACGTATCCGTTACGGAAAACACGGCCCGCAACAGGACGTTATCCAGCCCCTCTCGTCCGAGAACGGTCTTCACCCCTTCATGCACATCACCCTGCAGGGCGGCATCTATGGTTCTGAAACCTGTATTAATGGTTTCAAAATCCATTGCCGCTACTTTATTCCAGATGGAGGTATCCAGATCTTCAAAATGCCGGGTGGGGCAGGCGGCCGGTTCATGCGTTCGCAACCCGCAATAGAAGCAGTAGTTATGCGCACCCGCCACAAGCCGGTTGGAAATGTCTACAGGTAAAATGCCTATCGTGTCCGAATCGCTGAGGGTCAGGTTTATATTGCACCAGTCGTCCACGCTGCTCGAATCTGCATTGAACCGCGTATCATGAACCTCGAATCCTTCGCCCAGAAGATAGGCGTTGCGGTAGCTCATGTGCGGAAAATCCGGCACAAGCTGGTCCCAGTCCAGCCGCACCTTTTTGTGCAGCTCGTTGTTAAAATTCAACCCCTTGCGGTCTACAAGCGCCTGAACACAGGGCCAGTAGCGCTCCGGTGCCTCTTCTTTGAGAGAACCTATGAGATGCAGGTATTCTTTGCACCACAGCCGCAGCGTTCTAAGGTTATCCACCTGAAAGAAAACATAGTTCTCAAACAGCATGAACTTGATCTTAAGACGCTGAAAGGCCTGCTCCACCTCTTTGAAGAACTCTCTCCACCCTGCCTGAAACCCTTTTT containing:
- a CDS encoding APC family permease, whose protein sequence is MRGKKLGPFLLSGLMVGPVLGSGIFILPPLVYGEAGEWALPAWMITVCLNAVFAFVFGFLSIRFPGSGGVSDAIAHAFGIRAGMLASLYLISAVIFGPAAVLLTIAQYLPLPPVFPEAAEWLAAGVFSGQGEQGQRMLLALGLVGPGYVLLLQRIRAVGTVALVLSSVSAVLLFAGGILVLALHDGGQPLLPETGSFETSVFGHALLMLFWIIVGWEVVGNYSGDVETPGRTIPRAVLGSVAAVTLVEMCVALAVQREALPTAAGYGVARLLYPLFGDAGQMVCALLVTALCTTTYLMFVGGVARLVSSLAASLTSAIHVSSAFGTRSVVRGNRKYGRGAVAVFLPLLRLLERRNGADVPVGAVTLLCVAQAATLIACMAGLARLESLVSVASGFFLANALMGIAAAIVMLHVPWQRGAAGLLATVLLVVLWQAAWFVLAVVAVLAVLCLVPWKSTQRRDMAAPLRVQGSEKRS
- a CDS encoding peptidylprolyl isomerase, whose protein sequence is MENPYVLLETTLGDILIELLPEQAPASVANFLRYVDAKHYDYTIFHRVIRGFMIQGGGYDNRLQRRETFEPVVNEATNGLSNLKGTVVLARATEKDSACDEFFINAEDNADLDHQDDTDEGFGYAVFGRVVEGMDVVKKINWKVTKARDGFDDLPVDDIEIISARRFE
- a CDS encoding class I SAM-dependent methyltransferase, giving the protein MQYRLDAPLDELLDMARQRFSVEFEQLAVGDIRLEILQVQNMREYLDQLIPTLREDALKAMPLWAKIWPASIMLGHFLRHLSAEGKSLLEIGAGCGVSGLIAAAHGFSEVFITDINEDALLFARINALRNDLGDRVTVCRMDIAETRLNRTFDYIAGAEVLYLESLHRALVKCLRHHLAPGPSSEALLAKDYRRKAKKFFKLAEREFQMQERTVGTKITEADSVGADDAATPQTTRSLFTIHRLRAK
- a CDS encoding LysR family transcriptional regulator, whose translation is MELNQLKSFLCVARERNLTRAARVLHISQSALSTQIRGLEESLGVVLFERKARGMELTAHGKTLHQQARQVLNAAQALRDAAGRLSATPTGVITMGLNTDPAFLRMRTLDAQMERHYPKIRMEFIPSQTLATTSLLREGVLDAGFRFGLSGDEGIDEIPLADVPLCVVIPTRFVRNGMTVRDFTWKSLAALPWLWTTCECPFHKLVADRMAEYGVRPRPVADALDEYIVREMVANGKGASVMRRDMGELLEEEGLAVVWDEPDMFRNTPSAQRQPASSASSVSSASSVNQGSPLSVPLSLACLARRREDPLIQALVERALAVWSA
- a CDS encoding YcaO-like family protein; protein product: MITLKPCPKHYTTDQDKVMTPAETVARVRARLEQLETRILAETRRIDTGRLDIPVFLSVCGADARKFMPTRKQMGKGASVEQAEASALMELMERYSYWTFWDSKPRMVRCTWSEAAARFGDRLIPMEQMLQSVSETISPADAARVLDLTQWWFCPATDVLYGAERMIPLDWFRKLGEFNGSSAGNTDEESIFQGACELVERHVCCLIDRAGTPVPTIDPASISDSVLKRLHAKFTENGIVVVLKDFSLGLPVPTVAAIAWDPATFPHKSEIVYTAGTASSPVKAAVRALTEVAQLAGDFESGACYEASGLPKYARPEDMAWLLEGPTVPLDSLPGVEHADIYEELMALARGLESAGYTLYSVQTTNPELNVSANYNIVPGFQFRERDKNASLGLFVGRILSEEHDAASAMQGLEVLEDIYPGAHFLPFFKGMLALRAEAFDAACALFEEAEPLQPEADARGLAAFYSGYCHTLREDWQAALPALDRAVALCPEMKEYFNFRGVTRFKLGMYAEAAEDFRTLIKDLDKGSAIDLANLGLCCKFLDRRDEAEEYLSAALEIDPSIEFARTHLEELRGA
- a CDS encoding tetratricopeptide repeat protein yields the protein MSRLSSLLSKLPQFKEARMVASGYGLWVNWSGDLNPSIIQTFQDYGGLHLATERGQALWFFFSTDVFLALARLEIWGKFNRLPVFAQVFSAKLLFSSKREINLSVDTVLAAQTAIVPDEFEVWVHPRAREDGKGLPGLTFEEHKPYTGLASAEWSLLHADSRLPYQSSLGWYGVLKPLGNPLEKGFQAGWREFFKEVEQAFQRLKIKFMLFENYVFFQVDNLRTLRLWCKEYLHLIGSLKEEAPERYWPCVQALVDRKGLNFNNELHKKVRLDWDQLVPDFPHMSYRNAYLLGEGFEVHDTRFNADSSSVDDWCNINLTLSDSDTIGILPVDISNRLVAGAHNYCFYCGLRTHEPAACPTRHFEDLDTSIWNKVAAMDFETINTGFRTIDAALQGDVHEGVKTVLGREGLDNVLLRAVFSVTDTFQLRMMRRMWLARGKEYPKGVDELAPKDDNPIWGTLNTMLAGELIPAEKELQQVVIRFPRDFRSRTINGFIAMERGDLIRAQQLWKEGESFSTSPLLQAYHVFLQGRNLEIQGRFQQASNMYKQVLRLCPQWLEALYRQAVCQVKMGFADQAMGFLLGLIDKDPHMFNRVLLDPEMERGHIQILSALNVPWTETEAKAGQMRDGLEKLRLDIATWFPEEHPFAEQALARISRLLQLAQVKNFVPFMGLLQGRERLDRDMQMRINQEARDLKQKFKYYLDRLAYIRDEAAWFPFPGILIEFNKQYNMCAANLNWALKTHFQVAETFKRAQKMAEVEEERLKLLETRLRFLRVVRDATLFMLIMGKTFFWLELAFMLLTLIGLPLTIYYGQTIMADWATDLVVKQKWQIQKGLILILSVLALGVAALRTAVVFEKVREKLFRKARGLG